A single genomic interval of Mycolicibacterium holsaticum DSM 44478 = JCM 12374 harbors:
- a CDS encoding LON peptidase substrate-binding domain-containing protein — protein MAAIPMFPLQVAMLPGEELPLRIFEPRYTALVTDCLATEDPAFGVVLIEAGREVGGGDIRSDVGALARIVEYADHGDGRYRLRCVMGERIRVLEWQPDNPYPRAAVEPWPDEVGGTVEVDAIRDVEDRMVALFERIAAARGTEVNGRDIVVGADASGDAGMWLYALTSRLPIGQADRYAVLAAPSASARLAALSDAVETLTAMVEFQLSAGE, from the coding sequence GTGGCCGCGATACCGATGTTTCCGCTTCAGGTGGCGATGCTGCCCGGAGAAGAGTTGCCGCTGCGCATCTTCGAGCCCAGATATACCGCGCTGGTCACGGACTGTCTGGCGACCGAGGATCCGGCGTTCGGTGTGGTGTTGATCGAGGCGGGCCGCGAGGTCGGCGGAGGTGACATCCGCAGCGACGTGGGCGCGCTGGCCCGCATCGTCGAGTATGCCGACCACGGCGACGGGCGCTACCGGTTGCGTTGCGTGATGGGTGAGCGGATCCGGGTGCTCGAGTGGCAGCCCGACAACCCTTACCCGCGCGCGGCTGTCGAGCCGTGGCCCGACGAGGTTGGTGGCACCGTCGAGGTCGACGCGATCCGCGACGTCGAAGACCGCATGGTGGCGTTGTTCGAGCGGATCGCCGCCGCCCGCGGCACCGAGGTCAACGGTCGAGACATCGTGGTCGGCGCCGACGCCTCCGGGGACGCCGGAATGTGGTTGTACGCGTTGACGTCCCGACTTCCGATCGGACAGGCCGACCGGTACGCGGTGTTGGCGGCACCGAGTGCGTCGGCGCGGCTGGCCGCGCTCAGCGAT
- a CDS encoding glutamate--cysteine ligase, with the protein MLSAPVSSHIDFAGSPRPTVGVEWEFALVDAETRDVSNEATQVIEELGENNPRVHKELLRNTVEIVTGICDSVPEAMEDLRETLGTAREIVRGRGMELFCAGTHPFAKWSPGSLTDAPRYAELIKRTQWWGRQMLIWGVHVHVGVRSAHKVMAINTSLLNHYPHLLALSASSPFWDGEDTGYASNRAMMFQQLPTAGLPFHFQTWAEWERFVYDQKKTGIIDHMNEIRWDIRPSPHNGTVEIRIFDGVSNLRELSALVALTHCLVVDLDRRLDAGERLPTMPPWHVQENKWRAARYGLDAVIILDAESNERLVTEDLDELLNRLEPVAESLHCADELARVADIYRTGGSYQRQRRVAEEHDGDLRAVVDALVAELEV; encoded by the coding sequence GTGTTATCGGCACCGGTTAGCAGCCATATAGATTTCGCCGGATCGCCCCGGCCTACCGTCGGGGTGGAATGGGAGTTCGCGCTCGTCGACGCCGAAACTCGCGACGTGAGCAACGAGGCCACCCAGGTCATCGAGGAGCTCGGCGAGAACAACCCGCGGGTGCACAAGGAACTGCTGCGCAACACCGTCGAGATCGTCACCGGGATCTGTGATTCGGTGCCGGAGGCGATGGAGGACCTGCGCGAAACGTTGGGGACCGCCCGCGAGATCGTCCGGGGCCGCGGGATGGAGTTGTTCTGCGCGGGCACCCATCCGTTCGCCAAGTGGTCGCCGGGCAGCCTGACCGACGCGCCGCGGTACGCAGAGCTCATCAAGCGCACCCAGTGGTGGGGCAGGCAGATGCTGATCTGGGGCGTGCACGTGCACGTGGGGGTGCGGTCCGCGCACAAGGTGATGGCGATCAACACGTCGCTGCTCAACCACTACCCGCACTTGCTGGCCCTTTCGGCGTCGTCCCCGTTCTGGGACGGTGAGGACACCGGCTACGCGTCGAACCGGGCGATGATGTTCCAGCAGCTGCCCACCGCCGGGCTGCCGTTCCACTTTCAGACGTGGGCGGAGTGGGAACGCTTCGTCTACGACCAGAAGAAGACCGGCATCATCGACCACATGAACGAGATCCGTTGGGACATCAGGCCTTCACCGCACAACGGGACCGTGGAGATCCGCATCTTCGACGGTGTTTCCAACCTTCGTGAGTTGAGCGCTCTGGTCGCGCTGACGCATTGTCTGGTGGTCGACCTGGATCGGCGTCTCGACGCCGGCGAGCGGCTGCCGACGATGCCGCCGTGGCACGTGCAGGAGAACAAGTGGCGCGCTGCGCGTTACGGTCTGGACGCGGTGATCATCTTGGACGCCGAGAGCAACGAGCGGTTGGTCACCGAGGATCTCGACGAGCTGCTGAACCGGCTCGAACCGGTGGCCGAATCGCTGCACTGTGCCGACGAGTTGGCCCGCGTCGCCGACATCTACCGGACGGGCGGGTCCTACCAGCGTCAGCGCAGGGTGGCCGAGGAGCACGACGGCGATCTGCGGGCGGTGGTCGACGCGCTGGTTGCGGAGTTGGAAGTCTAA
- the sodC gene encoding superoxide dismutase[Cu-Zn] → MLKTVAAAALFAVPALALSACASPDQPSDTPGTTPSIWTGSPSPTAAPGAQGGGEGAEGGSEKLTADLKSPDGTTVATADFDFANGYATITVQTTGAGNLTPGFHGMHIHSVGKCEANSVAPTGGAPGDFNSAGGHFQVSGHTGHPASGDLASLQVREDGSALLVTTTDTFTAEDLQAGEKTAIIIHEKADNFANIPPERYQQVNGNPPPDETTLATGDAGKRVACGVIGTG, encoded by the coding sequence ATGCTCAAGACCGTCGCCGCAGCCGCCTTGTTTGCCGTTCCCGCTCTTGCGTTGAGCGCATGCGCCTCGCCTGACCAGCCCAGCGATACACCGGGCACCACACCGTCGATCTGGACCGGTTCGCCCTCACCGACCGCCGCGCCCGGCGCGCAGGGGGGCGGCGAAGGCGCCGAGGGCGGTAGCGAGAAGCTGACCGCGGATCTGAAGTCACCCGACGGCACCACCGTGGCCACCGCCGACTTCGATTTCGCGAACGGATACGCCACCATCACCGTTCAGACCACTGGCGCGGGCAACTTGACCCCCGGTTTCCACGGCATGCACATCCACTCCGTCGGCAAGTGCGAGGCGAACTCGGTGGCACCCACCGGTGGCGCGCCCGGCGACTTCAATTCCGCGGGTGGACATTTCCAGGTGTCCGGGCACACCGGGCACCCGGCCAGCGGTGACCTCGCCTCGCTGCAGGTCCGCGAGGACGGTTCTGCGCTCCTGGTGACCACCACCGACACGTTCACCGCAGAGGATCTGCAGGCCGGCGAGAAGACCGCGATCATCATCCACGAGAAGGCGGACAACTTCGCCAACATCCCGCCGGAGCGCTACCAGCAGGTCAACGGAAACCCGCCGCCCGACGAGACCACCCTGGCTACCGGCGACGCCGGAAAGCGTGTGGCGTGCGGTGTTATCGGCACCGGTTAG
- a CDS encoding LytR C-terminal domain-containing protein — protein sequence MNQRNSSGLPLRAMVMVLLFLGVVFLLVGFQAMGSDNDDDAEQSTIATSTITTTATSAAESPEPAKADVRVYNISEVQGAAEGTANRLREAGWDVTETGNLTLPDVPVTTVYFSDAPGEQQAADEVGKVLEAPVEPRRPELAEQPPGVIVVVTG from the coding sequence ATGAACCAGCGAAACTCCTCCGGCCTGCCGCTGCGCGCCATGGTGATGGTGCTGCTGTTTTTGGGTGTGGTGTTTTTGTTGGTGGGATTTCAGGCGATGGGCTCGGACAACGACGACGACGCCGAGCAGTCGACGATCGCCACGAGCACCATCACGACCACCGCGACCAGCGCGGCGGAATCGCCGGAACCGGCCAAGGCCGACGTGCGGGTCTACAACATCTCCGAGGTCCAGGGCGCAGCCGAAGGCACCGCCAACCGGCTGCGGGAGGCCGGCTGGGACGTCACCGAAACGGGGAACCTGACGCTGCCGGACGTGCCGGTCACCACGGTGTATTTCAGCGACGCGCCCGGCGAGCAGCAAGCGGCCGATGAGGTGGGCAAAGTGCTGGAGGCACCGGTGGAACCACGACGCCCGGAATTGGCTGAGCAACCGCCGGGCGTGATCGTAGTCGTCACCGGCTAG
- a CDS encoding DUF3263 domain-containing protein: MDGAIARTEQSGDDSDSSDGLTRREHDILAFERQWWKYAGSKEDAIKELFSMSATRYYQVLNALVDRPEALAADPMLVKRLRRLRASRQKARAARRLGFDVT, translated from the coding sequence ATGGACGGCGCAATCGCGCGGACTGAGCAATCCGGGGACGACTCTGATTCCAGCGATGGGCTGACCCGCCGAGAACACGATATTTTGGCGTTCGAACGCCAGTGGTGGAAGTACGCCGGATCCAAGGAAGACGCCATCAAAGAGCTGTTCTCGATGTCGGCCACCCGCTACTACCAGGTACTGAACGCGCTTGTCGACCGCCCCGAGGCGCTGGCAGCCGACCCGATGCTGGTCAAGCGGCTACGGCGGTTGCGGGCCAGCAGGCAGAAGGCACGCGCGGCGCGGCGGCTCGGCTTCGACGTCACCTGA
- a CDS encoding peptide deformylase produces the protein MAVVPIRIVGDPVLHTATEPVTVNDDGSLPADITDLIQDLYDTMAAANGVGLAANQIGVARRVFVYDCADERGRTTRRRGVVVNPVLETSEVPETMPDPDNDDEGCLSVPGESFPTGRADWARVTGLDADGNAITVEGNGLFARMLQHETGHLDGFLYLDRLVGRHARSAKRAVKSHGWGVPGLSWMPGEDPDPFGH, from the coding sequence GTGGCCGTCGTACCAATCCGCATCGTAGGAGACCCCGTCCTGCACACCGCTACCGAGCCTGTGACCGTCAACGACGACGGTTCGCTGCCCGCCGATATCACGGATCTGATCCAGGATCTGTACGACACGATGGCTGCCGCAAACGGCGTTGGCTTGGCGGCCAATCAGATCGGCGTTGCCAGGCGCGTGTTCGTCTACGACTGCGCCGACGAACGGGGCCGGACCACTCGTCGCCGCGGTGTGGTCGTCAACCCGGTGTTGGAAACCTCGGAAGTGCCCGAGACGATGCCCGACCCCGACAACGACGACGAGGGGTGCCTTTCGGTGCCCGGCGAATCGTTTCCGACCGGCCGGGCCGACTGGGCCCGGGTCACCGGCCTGGACGCCGACGGCAACGCCATCACGGTGGAGGGCAACGGTCTGTTCGCGCGCATGCTGCAGCACGAGACCGGTCATCTGGACGGGTTCTTGTACCTGGACCGGTTGGTCGGCAGGCACGCCCGCAGCGCCAAGCGCGCGGTGAAGTCGCACGGGTGGGGCGTGCCGGGACTGTCGTGGATGCCCGGCGAGGACCCCGACCCGTTCGGTCACTGA
- a CDS encoding N-acetylglutamate synthase, CG3035 family, with product MQVPAVGSRVVIRYRLPAGSEPPLSDVVGHLLEAGRTLTVRTKAGDVVAVAADDVVVLRELPAATVRTADIRKLEHAAALAWPGVEQRWVEGWFLRAAGGHTRRGNSAVPLGFDATASALPDIVEWYSSRGLTPWLSIPDRLFKLADAAPHLETVVMARELGAAEVRDATVLLAPAPGDEWLRRYERDVPVEVLTSVVDGEAVFATAPGAAVARAAVTTTLDLSRWVGISALRVTDAARRRGHARRLCSTLLSWGLDHGASHAYAQVLIDNAPARRLFESMGFTEHHRSRYMRADALHLGADR from the coding sequence ATGCAGGTTCCAGCGGTGGGGTCCCGGGTGGTGATCCGCTATCGGCTGCCCGCCGGTTCCGAGCCGCCGTTGAGTGACGTGGTCGGTCACCTGCTCGAGGCGGGCCGAACACTGACCGTGCGAACCAAAGCCGGTGACGTCGTTGCGGTCGCGGCCGACGACGTGGTGGTCCTTCGGGAACTGCCCGCGGCGACCGTTCGCACCGCCGACATCCGCAAGCTCGAACACGCGGCCGCGCTGGCCTGGCCCGGCGTCGAACAGCGCTGGGTCGAGGGGTGGTTCCTGCGGGCCGCCGGCGGACACACCCGTCGCGGCAATTCGGCTGTGCCGCTTGGGTTCGACGCGACCGCATCGGCACTGCCCGACATCGTCGAGTGGTACTCCTCGCGTGGCCTCACGCCGTGGCTTTCGATTCCCGATCGGCTGTTCAAACTCGCCGATGCCGCTCCGCATCTGGAAACCGTCGTGATGGCACGCGAACTCGGTGCCGCTGAAGTACGCGATGCGACGGTGCTGCTGGCCCCCGCCCCCGGCGACGAGTGGCTTCGGCGGTATGAGCGCGACGTGCCGGTCGAGGTGCTGACCTCGGTGGTGGACGGCGAGGCGGTGTTCGCCACGGCTCCCGGTGCGGCCGTCGCCCGAGCCGCGGTGACGACGACGCTCGACTTGAGCCGCTGGGTGGGTATCTCGGCCTTACGGGTGACCGACGCCGCCCGCCGGCGCGGGCACGCGCGGCGGCTGTGTTCGACGCTGCTGTCCTGGGGTCTGGATCACGGCGCCTCCCACGCTTACGCGCAGGTGTTGATCGACAACGCACCGGCCAGAAGGCTGTTCGAGTCGATGGGTTTCACCGAGCATCATCGCTCGCGTTACATGCGAGCCGACGCCCTTCATCTGGGCGCTGACCGGTAG
- a CDS encoding CDGP domain-containing protein, whose translation MKRCIVATVAGLLMAAGTMTLAPQASAGCHYGGLYISKCDGPVQPDGTWERCVGVAQWVPSGLSSHLTPVKHCGLMGPGQHTADLAFADPPIHIDG comes from the coding sequence ATGAAGCGCTGCATCGTCGCAACAGTGGCTGGCCTGCTGATGGCGGCGGGGACGATGACGTTGGCGCCGCAGGCCAGCGCCGGCTGCCACTATGGCGGGCTCTACATCAGCAAGTGCGACGGGCCGGTTCAGCCCGACGGCACCTGGGAACGTTGCGTGGGGGTTGCGCAGTGGGTCCCCAGCGGCCTGAGTTCCCATCTGACACCGGTCAAGCACTGCGGTCTGATGGGTCCCGGCCAGCACACCGCGGACCTCGCGTTCGCCGACCCGCCGATCCACATCGACGGCTGA
- a CDS encoding exodeoxyribonuclease III — protein sequence MRLATWNVNSIRARVDRVVDWLERDDVDVLAMQETKCSDEQFPVMPFLAAGYEVVHCGFNQWNGVAIASRVGIDDVQVGFEGQPTWSDKPEVEAAAEARAVGATCDGVRVWSLYVPNGRSVGSPHYLYKLEWLAALRNAAEKWLSEDPSAQIALGGDWNIAPTDEDVWSVEFYQGSTHVTEPERAAFNTILDAQFTDLVRPFTPGPAVFTYWDYTQLRFPKNRGMRIDFILGSPALAQRVIHAEIVREQRKGKSPSDHAPVLVELS from the coding sequence ATGCGACTGGCGACCTGGAACGTCAATTCGATCCGAGCACGGGTGGATCGGGTGGTGGATTGGCTGGAGCGCGACGACGTCGACGTGCTGGCCATGCAGGAGACCAAGTGCTCCGACGAGCAGTTCCCGGTCATGCCGTTTCTCGCGGCCGGCTACGAGGTAGTGCACTGCGGGTTCAACCAGTGGAACGGCGTGGCGATCGCCTCGCGCGTCGGCATCGACGACGTGCAGGTCGGTTTCGAGGGTCAGCCCACGTGGAGCGATAAGCCCGAGGTCGAAGCCGCCGCCGAGGCACGCGCCGTTGGGGCGACGTGTGACGGGGTACGGGTGTGGAGTCTGTACGTACCCAACGGTCGCTCCGTGGGCTCGCCGCACTACCTGTACAAGCTGGAATGGCTTGCCGCGCTGCGCAACGCCGCCGAGAAGTGGCTGTCTGAGGATCCGTCCGCACAGATCGCACTCGGGGGCGACTGGAACATCGCACCCACTGACGAGGACGTGTGGAGCGTCGAGTTCTATCAGGGCAGCACCCACGTCACCGAACCCGAACGCGCGGCGTTCAACACCATCCTCGATGCCCAGTTCACCGATCTGGTGCGGCCTTTCACGCCGGGGCCTGCCGTCTTCACCTACTGGGACTACACCCAACTGCGGTTCCCCAAGAACCGCGGTATGCGCATCGACTTCATCCTCGGATCACCCGCCCTGGCGCAACGGGTGATCCACGCCGAAATCGTGCGGGAACAACGCAAAGGTAAGTCGCCCAGCGACCACGCGCCGGTGCTGGTGGAGTTGTCCTGA
- a CDS encoding MFS transporter codes for MSTEIEMTKLPLAPGVDKALTETARRRRRMDQDHPFYKWIVLSNTTLGMLLASINASIVLISLPAIFRGIGLNPLAPANVGYLLWMLMGYLVVTAVLVVFFGRLGDMFGRIRIYNLGFAVFTVAAIALSFDPFHLGPGALWLIGWRVVQGIGGAMLMASSAAILTDAFPSNQRGMALGVNMVAAVAGSFLGLLIGGLLSEIHWQAIFWVGVPIGVLGTVWSFRSLKELGVRTPGRLDWAGTVTFGVGLTALLTGITYGIQPYGDSTTGWANPWVFGSIALGVLLLVAFCFIELRVPQPMVNIRLFRSTSFGMGNLAGLMSSVGRGGLQFMLIIWLQGIWLPLHGYSFESTPLWAGIYLLPATFGFLAAAPLAGVFADRFGARPFTVGGMALMAASFIALMMIPVNFDYWVFAVFVFLNGLGGGIFTAPNTAAIMSSVPAAERGAASGVRATFFNAGSSLSIGIFFSLMIIGLANTLPSALSTGLQDQGVSAPVANEVANLPPVGSLFAAFLGYNPVAELLEPYHALQQPGVNAEVLTGQTFFPHLITEPFHSGLVVVFVAAAAMMVIGLIASLFNPGRYAEEG; via the coding sequence ATGTCGACGGAGATCGAGATGACGAAGCTCCCGCTGGCGCCGGGTGTCGACAAGGCACTCACCGAGACCGCGCGTCGGCGCCGGCGCATGGACCAGGACCACCCCTTCTACAAGTGGATCGTGCTGTCCAACACGACGCTGGGCATGCTGCTGGCGTCGATCAACGCGTCGATCGTGCTGATCTCCCTGCCGGCGATCTTCCGTGGCATCGGGCTGAACCCGCTCGCCCCCGCCAACGTGGGCTATCTGCTCTGGATGCTCATGGGTTACCTGGTGGTGACCGCAGTGCTGGTGGTGTTCTTCGGGCGGCTCGGCGACATGTTCGGCCGGATCCGGATCTACAACCTCGGGTTCGCCGTGTTCACCGTTGCCGCGATCGCCCTGTCCTTCGATCCGTTCCACCTCGGTCCAGGTGCGCTGTGGCTGATCGGCTGGCGGGTGGTGCAGGGGATCGGCGGCGCGATGTTGATGGCGTCCTCGGCGGCGATCCTCACCGACGCGTTCCCGTCGAACCAGCGCGGCATGGCGCTCGGCGTCAACATGGTGGCCGCGGTTGCCGGATCGTTCCTGGGCTTGCTGATCGGCGGCCTGCTCTCGGAAATCCACTGGCAGGCGATCTTCTGGGTGGGCGTGCCGATCGGGGTGCTCGGCACGGTCTGGAGCTTCCGGTCGCTGAAGGAGCTCGGGGTGCGGACTCCCGGCCGGCTGGACTGGGCGGGCACCGTCACGTTCGGCGTCGGCCTGACCGCGCTGCTGACCGGCATCACCTACGGCATTCAGCCGTACGGGGATTCGACGACGGGATGGGCCAACCCGTGGGTGTTCGGCTCGATCGCCTTGGGCGTGCTGTTGCTGGTGGCGTTCTGCTTCATCGAGCTGCGCGTTCCCCAGCCGATGGTCAACATCCGGCTGTTCCGCTCGACCTCGTTCGGCATGGGCAACCTCGCGGGCTTGATGTCATCGGTGGGACGCGGCGGCCTGCAGTTCATGCTGATCATCTGGTTGCAGGGCATCTGGCTTCCCTTGCACGGCTACAGCTTTGAATCGACACCGCTGTGGGCGGGGATCTACCTGCTGCCCGCGACCTTTGGTTTCCTGGCCGCGGCGCCGCTGGCGGGAGTCTTCGCCGACCGCTTCGGCGCCCGGCCATTCACCGTCGGGGGCATGGCGCTGATGGCCGCATCCTTCATCGCCTTGATGATGATCCCGGTCAACTTCGACTATTGGGTGTTCGCCGTTTTCGTCTTCCTCAACGGTCTGGGCGGGGGGATCTTCACCGCGCCGAATACCGCAGCGATCATGTCCAGCGTCCCGGCCGCCGAACGCGGTGCCGCTTCGGGGGTGCGCGCCACGTTCTTCAACGCGGGCTCGTCGTTGTCGATCGGGATCTTCTTCTCGCTGATGATCATCGGACTGGCCAACACGCTGCCGTCGGCGTTGAGTACCGGCCTACAGGACCAGGGGGTGTCCGCCCCGGTGGCGAATGAAGTCGCCAACCTGCCACCGGTCGGCAGCCTGTTCGCCGCATTCCTCGGCTACAACCCCGTCGCCGAGCTCCTCGAGCCGTATCACGCCCTGCAGCAACCCGGTGTCAACGCCGAGGTGCTGACCGGCCAGACATTCTTCCCACACCTGATCACCGAGCCGTTCCACTCCGGTCTGGTTGTGGTGTTCGTCGCCGCGGCGGCGATGATGGTCATCGGCCTGATCGCGTCGCTGTTCAACCCCGGCCGCTACGCCGAGGAGGGCTAG
- the thiC gene encoding phosphomethylpyrimidine synthase ThiC, which translates to MALSNDSAATPSVTTGPIAGSSKIYRELQDRARVPFRRVHLSNGEHFDLYDTSGPYTDPSADLDLQRGLPPRPGVVRDRGTQLQRARAGEITAEMAFIAAREGVAAELVRDEVARGRAVIPANHNHPESEPMIIGKAFAVKVNANIGNSAVTSSIAEEVDKMVWATRWGADTIMDLSTGRDIHMTREWILRNSPVPVGTVPIYQALEKVNGDPTELTWELYRDTVIEQCEQGVDYMTVHAGVLLRYVPLTAKRVTGIVSRGGSIMAAWCLAHHRESFLYTNFDELCEILARYDVTFSLGDGLRPGSIADANDAAQFAELRTLGELTKIAKSHGVQVMIEGPGHVPMHKIVENVRLEEELCEEAPFYTLGPLATDIAPAYDHITSAIGAAIIAQAGTAMLCYVTPKEHLGLPDRKDVKDGVIAYKIAAHAADLAKGHPHAQDRDDALSRARFEFRWNDQFALSLDPDTAREFHDETLPAEPAKTAHFCSMCGPKFCSMRITQDVRDYAAEHGLDTEEAIEAALSVGMAEKSREFAEHGNRVYLPLA; encoded by the coding sequence ATGGCGCTGTCGAATGATTCCGCGGCAACTCCGTCCGTCACCACCGGCCCCATCGCGGGCAGCTCCAAGATCTACCGGGAACTCCAGGACCGTGCCCGCGTGCCGTTCCGAAGAGTGCACCTGTCTAACGGTGAACACTTCGACCTGTACGACACGTCGGGTCCGTACACCGATCCGAGCGCGGACCTCGACCTGCAGCGCGGGCTGCCGCCGCGGCCCGGCGTGGTGCGTGACCGCGGCACCCAACTGCAACGCGCCCGCGCAGGCGAGATCACCGCCGAGATGGCGTTCATCGCCGCCCGCGAAGGCGTCGCGGCCGAACTGGTCCGCGACGAGGTCGCCCGCGGACGCGCGGTGATACCCGCCAACCACAACCACCCAGAATCCGAGCCGATGATCATCGGCAAGGCGTTCGCGGTGAAGGTCAACGCCAACATCGGCAACTCGGCGGTGACCAGCTCCATCGCCGAGGAGGTCGACAAGATGGTGTGGGCCACCCGCTGGGGCGCCGACACCATCATGGACCTGTCCACCGGCCGCGACATCCACATGACCCGGGAGTGGATCCTGCGCAACTCGCCGGTGCCCGTCGGCACCGTGCCGATCTACCAGGCGCTGGAGAAGGTCAACGGTGACCCGACCGAGCTGACGTGGGAGCTCTACCGCGACACCGTGATCGAACAATGCGAGCAGGGCGTCGACTACATGACCGTGCATGCCGGCGTGCTGCTGCGCTACGTCCCGCTGACCGCCAAGCGGGTCACCGGCATCGTCAGCCGCGGCGGTTCGATCATGGCCGCCTGGTGCCTGGCCCATCACCGGGAATCGTTCCTCTACACCAACTTCGACGAGCTCTGCGAGATCCTGGCCCGCTACGACGTGACGTTCTCGCTGGGTGACGGGCTGCGTCCCGGCTCGATCGCCGACGCCAACGACGCCGCCCAGTTCGCCGAGCTGCGCACGCTCGGTGAGCTGACCAAGATCGCCAAATCCCATGGCGTGCAGGTGATGATCGAAGGGCCCGGCCACGTGCCGATGCACAAGATCGTCGAGAACGTGCGCCTCGAGGAAGAGCTGTGCGAGGAGGCGCCGTTCTACACGCTGGGGCCGCTGGCCACCGACATCGCACCGGCCTACGACCACATCACGTCGGCCATCGGCGCGGCGATCATCGCCCAGGCCGGCACCGCCATGCTGTGCTACGTCACCCCGAAGGAACATCTCGGCCTGCCCGACCGCAAGGATGTCAAGGACGGCGTGATCGCCTACAAAATCGCCGCACACGCCGCCGACCTGGCCAAGGGACATCCGCATGCCCAAGATCGCGACGACGCCCTGTCACGCGCGCGGTTCGAGTTCCGGTGGAACGACCAGTTCGCGTTGTCGCTCGACCCCGACACCGCCCGCGAGTTCCACGACGAGACGCTGCCCGCCGAACCGGCCAAGACCGCGCACTTCTGCTCGATGTGCGGTCCGAAGTTCTGCTCCATGCGCATCACCCAGGACGTCCGCGACTACGCCGCCGAACACGGGTTGGACACCGAGGAGGCAATCGAGGCGGCCCTGTCGGTGGGGATGGCCGAGAAGTCCCGAGAGTTCGCCGAACACGGCAACCGCGTCTATCTTCCATTGGCATGA
- the thiD gene encoding bifunctional hydroxymethylpyrimidine kinase/phosphomethylpyrimidine kinase, which translates to MTIAGSDSGGGAGIQADMRTFALLGVHGLVAVTAVTVQNSVGVKGFHEVPLDVIAGQIEAVTSDIGAQAAKTGMLASSQIIDTVADVWRSQGLAGNVPLVVDPVCASMHGDPLLHPSALDSLRRQLFPLATLVTPNLDEVRLLTGIEVIDAATQRDAARALHALGPQWALVKGGHLRTSSQSPDLLFDGADFVEFDATRIDTGHDHGAGDTLAAATASALAHGYSVPDAVAFGKRWVTECLSAAYPLGQGHGPVSPLFRLSR; encoded by the coding sequence ATGACCATCGCAGGATCGGACTCCGGCGGCGGCGCCGGAATCCAGGCCGACATGCGCACGTTCGCGTTGCTCGGCGTGCACGGCCTCGTCGCCGTCACCGCTGTGACGGTGCAGAACTCCGTGGGCGTCAAGGGTTTTCACGAGGTTCCGCTCGACGTCATCGCCGGCCAGATCGAGGCGGTGACCTCCGACATCGGGGCCCAGGCCGCCAAGACCGGCATGCTGGCGTCGTCGCAGATCATCGACACCGTGGCCGACGTCTGGCGAAGCCAGGGGCTGGCCGGCAACGTGCCGCTGGTGGTCGACCCGGTGTGCGCATCGATGCACGGTGATCCACTGCTTCATCCCAGCGCATTGGATTCCCTTCGGCGTCAGCTGTTTCCGCTGGCGACCCTGGTGACGCCCAACCTCGACGAGGTTCGGCTGCTCACCGGCATCGAGGTCATCGACGCCGCTACGCAACGCGACGCTGCACGCGCACTGCACGCGCTGGGACCGCAGTGGGCGCTGGTCAAGGGCGGCCATCTGCGCACGTCGTCGCAGAGCCCGGATCTGCTGTTCGACGGTGCCGACTTCGTCGAGTTCGACGCGACGCGCATCGACACCGGCCACGACCACGGCGCCGGTGACACGCTGGCCGCCGCGACCGCCAGCGCGCTGGCCCATGGCTACTCCGTGCCCGATGCCGTCGCGTTCGGAAAACGCTGGGTCACCGAATGTCTCAGCGCGGCCTATCCGTTAGGCCAAGGTCACGGGCCGGTGTCGCCGTTGTTCAGGCTGAGCCGGTGA